The Tripterygium wilfordii isolate XIE 37 chromosome 17, ASM1340144v1, whole genome shotgun sequence genome has a window encoding:
- the LOC119982102 gene encoding F-box/kelch-repeat protein At3g23880-like: MAEMKMKEIPEDLLIDILSYLPVKSLMRFKAVCKAWRDLFRNPDFITKHYHKRATLSKSNTSVLLKHSANGEDCFSFLSSTVNDDGSEVIGIAESIYVPFYGEYLRNPKILGPFHGLLCLVEYGIHGKIALWNPAIREFKLLPDLLPDLLPWPGMGITGLEEVGFGFDTKNNDYKVIAFACSSDGARMVYRAELYSLTSESWRDIPTSVLPTEEFSFCFDPYYIHGVCYWLITCKNGDWIMSFDMADEVFEIMQLPDFGVCLRTHFIKFAILDASILAVVYPWHNNPVRCFDIWVMNEPGVKESWVKRARIAPISGVKDPIGFWKSGELCFKDSGNQLVLYDSSTQQVKNLLLHGAKYRTQVVNYTESLVQINGRREDACPIVRIRNRNL; this comes from the coding sequence ATGgcggagatgaagatgaaagAGATCCCTGAAGATTTGTTGATAGATATACTCAGTTATCTTCCAGTGAAGTCTTTGATGAGATTCAAAGCTGTTTGTAAAGCATGGCGTGATCTTTTCAGGAACCCTGATTTTATCACCAAGCACTATCACAAGCGGGCAACTCTCAGTAAATCCAACACCAGCGTTCTTTTGAAGCATAGTGCCAATGGAGAGGACTGCTTCTCCTTTCTATCTTCAACTGTCAATGACGATGGTAGCGAGGTGATCGGGATCGCAGAAAGCATTTATGTTCCATTTTACGGGGAATATCTGCGCAACCCTAAAATCTTGGGCCCCTTTCATGGCTTACTTTGTCTAGTGGAATATGGAATTCATGGTAAGATTGCACTTTGGAATCCAGCAATTAGAGAATTCAAGCTTCTGCCTGACCTTCTGCCAGACCTTCTGCCTTGGCCTGGAATGGGAATTACGGGCCTTGAGGAGGTTGGATTTGGTTTTGATACCAAGAATAACGACTACAAGGTGATTGCGTTTGCTTGTTCTTCAGATGGGGCAAGGATGGTATATCGAGCAGAGTTATACTCACTTACGAGTGAGTCCTGGAGAGATATCCCTACTAGTGTCCTTCCTACCGAGGaatttagtttttgttttgacCCTTATTACATTCATGGAGTTTGTTACTGGTTAATAACTTGCAAGAATGGTGATTGGATCATGTCCTTTGACATGGCTGATGAAGTGTTTGAGATTATGCAGCTGCCGGATTTTGGTGTTTGTCTACGTACTCACTTTATCAAGTTTGCAATTCTTGATGCATCTATTCTTGCTGTTGTTTACCCGTGGCATAATAATCCGGTAAGATGCTTTGATATATGGGTTATGAATGAACCTGGAGTGAAAGAGTCTTGGGTGAAACGAGCTAGAATTGCTCCCATTTCCGGAGTAAAAGATCCTATAGGATTTTGGAAGAGTGGTGAATTGTGTTTTAAAGATTCAGGCAACCAGCTGGTCTTGTATGACTCCTCTACCCAGCAGGTGAAGAATCTTCTACTCCATGGCGCTAAATATAGAACACAAGTTGTAAATTATACAGAGAGtcttgttcaaatcaatggaagacgAGAGGATGCATGTCCTATCGTTCGTATAAGAAATCGGAACCTGTAA
- the LOC119981803 gene encoding F-box/kelch-repeat protein At3g06240-like, translated as MRIAESIHVPFYEEILHSPTVLGPCNGLLCLVDYGIYGKIALWNPAIREFKLLPWSIESSAGMGIMFSLAEVGFGFDTKNNDYKVIAFLSSLDGARTVCRAELYSLRSESWREIPSWGTIEEFIFDFMRSNAYYIHGVCYWLINGFYVDSGAWIMSFDMADEVLEIMQLPDFGVSGRTHSIEFAFLDASIIAVVCPNNLGGCFDIWVMNEPGVKGSWVKRDRIAPISGINSLVGFWKSGELCFEDSSDQLVLYDFSTQQVKNLLLRSAKYGSQVVNYVESLAQINGK; from the coding sequence ATGAGGATCGCAGAAAGCATTCATGTTCCATTTTACGAAGAAATTCTGCACAGCCCTACAGTCTTGGGCCCCTGTAATGGCTTACTTTGTCTGGTGGACTATGGAATTTATGGTAAGATTGCACTTTGGAATCCAGCAATTAGAGAATTCAAGCTTCTGCCTTGGTCCATCGAGAGTTCAGCTGGTATGGGAATTATGTTCTCCCTTGCGGAGGTTGGATTTGGTTTTGATACCAAGAATAACGACTACAAGGTGATTgcgtttctttcttctttagaTGGGGCAAGGACGGTATGTCGAGCTGAGTTATACTCTCTTAGGAGTGAATCCTGGAGAGAGATCCCTTCTTGGGGAACTATTGAggaatttatttttgattttatgCGGTCTAATGCTTATTACATTCATGGAGTTTGTTATTGGTTAATAAATGGCTTTTATGTTGATTCTGGTGCTTGGATCATGTCCTTTGACATGGCTGATGAAGTGCTTGAGATTATGCAGCTGCCGGATTTTGGTGTTTCTGGACGTACTCACTCTATCGAGTTTGCATTTCTTGATGCATCTATTATTGCTGTTGTTTGCCCGAATAATCTGGGAGGATGCTTTGATATATGGGTTATGAATGAACCTGGAGTGAAAGGGTCTTGGGTCAAACGAGATAGAATTGCTCCCATTTCCGGAATAAATAGTCTTGTAGGATTTTGGAAGAGTGGTGAATTGTGTTTTGAAGATTCAAGCGACCAGCTGGTCTTGTATGACTTCTCTACCCAGCAAGTAAAGAATCTTCTACTCCGTAGTGCTAAATATGGCTCGCAAGTTGTAAATTACGTGGAGAGTCTTGctcaaatcaatggaaaatgA